A genomic region of Xiphophorus couchianus chromosome 9, X_couchianus-1.0, whole genome shotgun sequence contains the following coding sequences:
- the LOC114150482 gene encoding cornifelin homolog A-like: MAGEDWNSGLFSCCDDIKSCCYGFWCCPCLACTVSGLFGQNRCLPLCDICSPAVMSAFGIPLCVPPAGLALRVGIRQKYEIKGSLCKDIATSCVCVWCSWCQLHRELKYRNHTPAVVNQPKK; this comes from the exons ATGGCTGGAGAAGACTGGAACTCTGGCCTCTTCAGCTGCTGTGATGACATAAAATCTT gttgcTATGGTTTTTGGTGCTGCCCCTGTCTTGCCTGCACCGTGTCAGGACTTTTTGGACAGAACCGCTGTCTTCCACTGTGTGATATTTGCAGCCCTGCTGTGATGTCTGCTTTTGGGATACCTCTGTGTGTACCCCCTGCAGGATTAGCCCTGCGAGTCGGGATTCGgcagaaatatgaaattaag GGTTCTCTTTGTAAGGACATTGCCACGTCCTGCGTCTGTGTGTGGTGCTCCTGGTGCCAGTTGCATCGGGAGTTGAAGTATCGCAATCACACCCCTGCTGTCGTGAACCAGCCTAAGAAATGA